One window of the Triticum dicoccoides isolate Atlit2015 ecotype Zavitan chromosome 3B, WEW_v2.0, whole genome shotgun sequence genome contains the following:
- the LOC119274636 gene encoding putative cysteine-rich receptor-like protein kinase 20: MATGASGGQPSVLSTLPKDLPLDFLKTITDQFSPEHILGTGAFGTVYMGIAPDGQKITVKKLAENSPIARDKLFTNEVQNIMALHHENVVKLVGYCHEAQKKVVQNNGRYIVADIVESLLCYEYLPQGNLQKNLFEVSCVMDWDTRFKIIKGICQGLAFLHSISIVHMDLKPENILLDGKMIPKIADFGLSRLFGQEQTRMRTQNVVGSYGYIAPEYLYKGEISTKSDIYSLGLLILETTTVEKNCSNNEPSATQFIKSVHDNWTDEHIVSQWPHLYGDRFQQIKVCIKIGLECVEIDRQKRPSIEEIVNRLNGLWSTGS, translated from the exons ATGGCGACGGGGGCTAGCGGAGGGCAGCCGAGCGTTCTGAGCACATTACCCAAGGATCTGCCACTAGATTTTCTGAAGACCATCACCGATCAGTTCTCACCAGAGCATATACTCGGTACAGGCGCATTTGGAACTGTTTATATG GGGATTGCGCCGGACGGGCAGAAAATTACTGTCAAGAAACTTGCGGAAAACTCGCCAATCGCACGCGACAAACTATTTACTAACGAGGTTCAGAATATTATGGCTCTGCATCATGAGAATGTAGTGAAGTTGGTCGGCTACTGCCATGAAGCACAAAAGAAAGTGGTGCAGAACAATGGAAGATATATTGTTGCAGACATTGTTGAAAGTTTACTCTGCTACGAGTATTTGCCCCAGGGGAACCTTCAGAAGAATCTTTTtg AGGTATCCTGTGTAATGGACTGGGATACACGCTTCAAAATCATCAAGGGGATCTGCCAAGGTTTAGCCTTCCTACACAGCATTAGCATTGTCCATATGGATCTTAAACCTGAGAATATATTGCTGGATGGTAAGATGATCCCGAAAATTGCGGATTTCGGTCTCTCGAGGCTCTTCGGTCAAGAACAAACACGGATGAGAACACAAAATGTTGTTGGATCGTA TGGATACATAGCTCCAGAATATCTATACAAAGGTGAGATCTCCACCAAGTCAGACATATATAGTCTTGGCCTATTAATCTTGGAGACCACCACAGTTGAGAAAAATTGTTCCAACAACGAACCATCTGCGACGCAATTTATAAAAAGC GTACATGATAACTGGACGGATGAGCACATAGTGTCTCAGTGGCCACATCTTTATGGGGATCGCTTTCAGCAGATAAAAGTATGCATCAAAATTGGACTAGAATGTGTGGAGATCGATCGGCAGAAGAGACCTTCCATAGAAGAGATTGTCAATAGGCTCAACGGACTATGGTCAACTGGAAGTTGA